From Spiroplasma eriocheiris, the proteins below share one genomic window:
- the rpsJ gene encoding 30S ribosomal protein S10: MAQTKMRIKLKGYDHRVVDQSISKIIEAAQAAGAEVKGPIPLPTDKEIITIIRATHKYKDSREQFERRTHKRVIDIINPSAKVMDTLTRVQLPSGVEIEMK, translated from the coding sequence ATGGCTCAGACAAAAATGAGAATAAAATTAAAAGGTTACGACCACCGCGTAGTGGACCAATCAATTTCTAAAATCATTGAAGCAGCGCAAGCTGCTGGCGCAGAAGTTAAAGGACCGATTCCTTTACCAACTGATAAAGAAATTATTACAATTATTCGTGCTACTCATAAATATAAAGATTCACGTGAACAATTTGAGAGAAGAACCCATAAAAGAGTAATTGATATTATCAATCCGAGCGCTAAAGTGATGGATACCTTAACTAGAGTACAACTACCTAGTGGGGTTGAAATTGAAATGAAGTAA
- the rplD gene encoding 50S ribosomal protein L4 produces MKVQVFDTKGTSVKEINLNDAIWGIEPHQQAMYDAVVAQQSAMRQGTHKVKTRTEVSGGGRKPWRQKGTGRARQGSIRAPQWKGGGIVFGPTPDKNYIKHVNRKVRKLSIKSALSLKAKESNLVIVDQFALNEPSTKTMVEILANLKVNNEKLLIVTKPGDEVIVKSSRNIEKVNIIPSDGINIYDLLNANKLLVSEEVIKTIEEVYA; encoded by the coding sequence ATGAAAGTACAAGTATTTGATACTAAAGGAACTAGTGTTAAAGAAATTAACCTAAATGATGCTATTTGAGGAATTGAACCGCACCAACAAGCAATGTATGATGCTGTGGTTGCCCAACAATCAGCAATGCGTCAGGGAACACACAAAGTTAAAACAAGAACTGAAGTATCTGGTGGGGGAAGAAAACCATGAAGACAAAAAGGAACTGGTCGTGCCCGTCAAGGTTCAATTAGAGCGCCCCAATGAAAAGGTGGGGGAATTGTGTTTGGACCAACTCCCGATAAAAACTATATTAAGCATGTTAATCGCAAAGTTAGAAAACTATCGATTAAATCAGCATTATCATTAAAAGCAAAAGAAAGCAATTTAGTTATCGTTGACCAATTTGCCCTAAATGAGCCATCAACTAAAACAATGGTTGAAATTCTAGCCAATTTAAAAGTTAATAATGAAAAATTATTAATTGTAACAAAACCAGGAGATGAAGTTATTGTAAAGTCATCTCGTAATATTGAAAAAGTAAATATTATTCCAAGTGATGGAATCAATATTTATGACTTATTAAATGCGAATAAATTATTAGTTAGCGAAGAAGTTATTAAAACAATTGAGGAGGTGTACGCCTAA
- the rplN gene encoding 50S ribosomal protein L14: MIQQESRLKVADNSGAKEVLVIKNLGGSFRKFTNIGDIVVCTIKKAVPGGIVKKGQVVKAVIVRTKRGLHRNDGSHIRFSENAVVIIKEDKTPRGTRIFGPIAREVKEAGFSKIASLAPEVL, translated from the coding sequence ATGATCCAACAAGAATCTAGATTAAAAGTTGCTGATAATTCGGGAGCGAAAGAAGTTTTAGTTATTAAAAACTTAGGTGGTTCATTTCGTAAGTTTACTAATATAGGTGATATTGTTGTATGTACTATTAAAAAAGCTGTTCCTGGTGGGATTGTTAAAAAAGGACAAGTTGTTAAGGCAGTAATTGTTCGTACAAAACGCGGACTCCACCGCAATGATGGTAGTCACATTCGGTTTTCAGAAAACGCGGTTGTAATTATTAAGGAAGATAAAACACCAAGAGGAACTCGGATTTTTGGTCCGATTGCCAGAGAAGTTAAAGAAGCAGGATTTAGCAAGATTGCTTCGTTAGCGCCAGAAGTACTATAG
- the rpsS gene encoding 30S ribosomal protein S19 — translation MSRSLKKGPFVDEHLLKKVEALNANSKKEVIKTWSRRSTIFPEFIGHTFAVHNGKEHIPVYVTEDMVGHKLGEFSPTRKFGGHGDDKKKKK, via the coding sequence ATGTCACGAAGTCTAAAAAAAGGACCATTTGTTGATGAACATTTACTAAAAAAAGTAGAAGCTTTAAATGCAAATAGTAAAAAAGAAGTTATTAAAACGTGATCTAGAAGAAGCACAATTTTCCCGGAATTTATTGGTCATACCTTTGCAGTACATAACGGAAAAGAACATATTCCCGTGTATGTTACTGAAGATATGGTTGGTCATAAATTAGGGGAATTCTCTCCGACAAGAAAATTCGGCGGTCATGGGGATGACAAGAAAAAGAAAAAATAA
- the dnaB gene encoding replicative DNA helicase: protein MSELANENLQKINVIKDAEQNVLAIAAHSIAGAEEIFALLTDEDFTTMNYKVIFKALYELFANKIAIDITTLSNQMLKDNLLNKIGGIEYLTDLFQSYTTDANLNEYLDIIIKNTTARRLKAVIDGINKEIDSHQPIEEVVSKAEKEILDVKRERKGNLFKTSFDEVDKVLQKIEMLENSGEILTGSPSGFKDLDKMTSGFQKGDFVILAARPSMGKTALALNFAVNCAHQTKDAVAIFSVEMPSEQLIQRMIGTISTVDSTKVRNGKGLTEEDWKKITKAGDALKKAKLFIDDTPGLKVIELQSKLRKLCRENKVSLVVIDYLQLLSTGLHFGDSRQQEVSTISRQLKALARELEVPIVCLSQLSRSVEKREDKRPIMSDLRDSGAIEQDADIIMFLYREEYYSAHENWNEDNNFNETEKAQLILSKHRNGPTGSVDLLFVKKHGSFANFGFQK from the coding sequence ATGAGTGAATTAGCAAATGAAAATTTACAAAAAATTAATGTCATTAAGGATGCTGAGCAAAATGTTTTAGCTATTGCCGCACACTCGATTGCGGGAGCTGAAGAAATTTTTGCGCTTTTAACGGATGAAGATTTTACCACAATGAATTATAAAGTAATCTTTAAAGCATTATATGAATTATTCGCTAATAAAATTGCCATTGATATTACAACTTTAAGTAATCAAATGTTAAAAGATAATTTGTTAAATAAAATTGGTGGAATTGAATACTTAACTGATTTATTCCAGTCATATACAACTGATGCCAATCTTAATGAATATTTAGATATTATTATTAAAAATACAACCGCCCGAAGATTAAAAGCAGTTATTGATGGTATTAACAAAGAGATTGATTCCCACCAGCCAATTGAAGAAGTGGTTAGCAAAGCTGAAAAAGAAATTTTAGATGTTAAACGCGAACGCAAAGGGAACTTGTTTAAGACTTCTTTTGATGAAGTTGACAAAGTTTTACAAAAAATTGAAATGTTAGAAAACTCTGGTGAAATTTTAACGGGAAGTCCTAGTGGTTTTAAAGATCTTGATAAAATGACATCTGGTTTTCAAAAGGGTGATTTTGTTATTTTAGCGGCTCGTCCTTCGATGGGGAAAACTGCTTTAGCGTTAAATTTTGCTGTTAATTGTGCCCACCAAACAAAAGATGCAGTTGCGATTTTTTCTGTCGAAATGCCAAGTGAACAATTAATTCAACGGATGATTGGAACAATTTCAACTGTTGATTCCACAAAAGTCCGGAATGGAAAAGGGCTAACGGAAGAAGATTGAAAAAAAATTACCAAAGCAGGAGATGCATTAAAAAAAGCAAAATTATTTATTGATGATACGCCAGGTTTAAAAGTAATTGAATTACAATCAAAATTACGAAAACTATGCCGTGAAAACAAAGTTTCGTTAGTTGTAATTGATTATCTCCAATTATTAAGTACTGGTTTGCATTTTGGTGATTCACGTCAACAAGAAGTATCAACCATTTCTCGCCAGTTAAAAGCCCTCGCTCGGGAATTAGAAGTTCCGATTGTTTGTTTATCACAGTTATCTCGTTCAGTTGAAAAACGAGAAGATAAACGACCAATTATGTCGGATTTAAGAGATTCGGGAGCCATTGAACAAGATGCTGATATCATTATGTTTTTATACCGTGAAGAATATTATAGTGCCCATGAAAATTGAAATGAAGATAATAACTTTAATGAAACTGAAAAAGCCCAGTTAATTCTTTCAAAACACCGAAATGGCCCAACGGGATCAGTGGACTTATTGTTTGTTAAAAAACATGGTTCATTTGCCAACTTTGGTTTTCAAAAATAA
- a CDS encoding 23S rRNA (pseudouridine(1915)-N(3))-methyltransferase RlmH, which translates to MDIKIIVVGTLDKNYLTEGNDLFLTRIKHYSKIEIIELKEISHYDVAKNIKAQTALVRDKLSAYSEYVKVLLDINGKQVTSLQLANLIQEVKDFQNAKLAFIIGGSDGLDNELLSKVNYRLSLGLITLPHQLCRLILLEQIYRSFKIINNEKYHK; encoded by the coding sequence GTGGATATTAAAATTATTGTTGTTGGCACATTAGATAAAAATTATTTAACAGAAGGTAATGATTTATTTCTAACCCGGATTAAGCATTATAGTAAAATTGAAATTATTGAATTAAAAGAAATTAGTCACTATGATGTCGCTAAAAATATTAAAGCACAAACTGCCCTAGTGCGTGATAAATTAAGTGCTTATTCAGAATATGTTAAAGTTTTATTAGATATTAATGGTAAGCAGGTGACTAGTTTACAATTAGCAAATTTAATTCAAGAAGTTAAAGACTTTCAAAATGCTAAACTAGCATTTATTATTGGGGGTAGTGATGGACTTGATAATGAGTTACTATCCAAAGTTAATTATCGTCTTAGTTTAGGGTTAATTACTTTACCCCACCAATTATGCCGGTTAATTTTATTAGAACAGATTTATCGTTCTTTTAAAATTATTAATAATGAAAAATATCATAAATAA
- the rplP gene encoding 50S ribosomal protein L16 has translation MLIPKRTKYRRPHRISYEGKAKGNTKVDFGEYGLQSLDGTWVTNRQIEAARIAMTRYMKRWGKVWIRIFPHMAKTKKPLEVRMGSGKGAPEDWVAVVKTGTIMFEVAGVDEETAREALRLAMHKLPVRCKIVKRGEE, from the coding sequence ATGTTAATACCAAAAAGAACAAAATATCGTCGTCCCCACCGAATCAGTTACGAAGGAAAAGCTAAAGGAAATACCAAAGTTGATTTTGGAGAATATGGTTTACAATCATTAGATGGGACTTGAGTTACTAACCGTCAAATTGAAGCTGCGCGGATCGCAATGACACGTTATATGAAACGTTGAGGAAAAGTATGAATTAGAATCTTTCCCCACATGGCAAAAACTAAAAAACCATTAGAAGTACGGATGGGAAGTGGGAAAGGAGCACCAGAAGACTGAGTAGCAGTTGTTAAGACTGGAACTATTATGTTTGAAGTCGCTGGTGTTGATGAAGAAACAGCAAGAGAAGCGTTACGTTTAGCAATGCATAAATTACCAGTGCGTTGTAAAATCGTTAAAAGAGGTGAAGAATAA
- the rpmC gene encoding 50S ribosomal protein L29, whose protein sequence is MLNSELLKKTTEELKKLEEESRAELFALKFQAAMGNLEKPHRISLLRKQIARILTIISQRRIAGENTQINVKIDLKETYAKIEKESQAFAKERKAKIEKMMADQEVKENDFSSLMDLPLDEAMLGNEASSEAEPVASEAPTEESTTKTAKPATKKPAPKKPVAEKAVAEKAPAPKASSKPAAKPASPATKGDALKSLIAKNEAEKDAKAKATTPKPAKPATVTVKSVTSAKAEIEVEKLAPKTAKGTGEVKAKVEKDAKAKLAEMKSTLAAGTAKGKGTGVKIDISTKQKDPNAKEYTYGANWEENRDKIAKATTKKVSATSETAKKTTAKKGTTK, encoded by the coding sequence ATGTTGAATAGTGAGTTATTAAAAAAAACAACTGAAGAGTTAAAAAAACTAGAGGAAGAATCACGAGCAGAATTATTTGCTTTAAAATTCCAAGCGGCAATGGGAAACTTAGAAAAACCCCACCGTATTAGTTTACTAAGAAAACAAATTGCTCGCATTTTAACTATTATTAGTCAACGCCGAATTGCTGGAGAAAATACCCAAATTAACGTTAAAATTGATTTAAAAGAAACATATGCCAAAATTGAAAAAGAATCACAAGCTTTTGCCAAAGAACGAAAAGCCAAAATTGAAAAAATGATGGCCGACCAAGAGGTAAAAGAAAATGATTTCTCTTCATTGATGGATTTACCACTAGATGAAGCAATGCTAGGGAACGAAGCTAGTTCAGAAGCTGAACCAGTGGCGAGCGAAGCACCTACTGAAGAATCAACAACAAAAACTGCTAAACCAGCAACAAAAAAACCGGCTCCTAAAAAACCGGTTGCTGAAAAAGCAGTTGCTGAGAAAGCACCAGCACCAAAGGCATCTTCAAAACCAGCTGCTAAACCAGCGTCACCTGCAACAAAAGGTGATGCTTTAAAAAGTTTAATTGCTAAAAATGAAGCCGAAAAAGATGCCAAAGCCAAAGCAACAACGCCCAAACCAGCGAAACCAGCAACGGTTACTGTTAAATCAGTAACTAGTGCGAAAGCAGAAATTGAAGTGGAAAAATTAGCACCAAAAACTGCGAAGGGTACTGGGGAAGTTAAAGCTAAAGTTGAAAAAGATGCCAAGGCGAAACTAGCAGAAATGAAGAGTACTTTAGCGGCGGGAACTGCTAAAGGAAAAGGAACTGGTGTTAAAATTGATATCAGTACTAAGCAAAAAGACCCTAATGCAAAAGAATATACATATGGGGCCAACTGGGAAGAAAACCGTGATAAAATTGCCAAAGCAACAACTAAAAAAGTTAGTGCTACTAGCGAAACTGCCAAAAAAACAACAGCTAAGAAAGGAACAACAAAATAA
- a CDS encoding lipoprotein: MRKLLSIFTVATLITTSASSLIACKAGDGQLLPMFIYNADKGFYHNPTASEADGVLDPYSSTADTQYSLNGGAVSLQTNIALPFLYGLNLTDDNSGGQKGAKWSKDQINSGLKAQKDKLISSATGDAKTAWESFFNNYSTTADSFYTQVALVNTDNPDVTIDGSNPKQIVQKTSNYEKTTDKNYVSKNADDIIVTKDSLNVLTPIKQVVDWLNTPANNYNTQAKDASNDKVLQSTRYVLVEIPSLTFTFEFTNQNNIYTFKSTVQHVTGVINYLSYRDPNSKDDAKAYGHQWFFVGYNFYDLANTSAYQDDDYHQYRVKMPIPFADKVTLAQGFVNKGDPVNPIKPEDASKVGSNGVFKVRSANYSIPDLIWTIDPNSIKSNH; the protein is encoded by the coding sequence ATGCGCAAATTATTATCAATTTTTACAGTAGCGACCTTAATAACAACATCAGCTTCTTCTTTAATAGCATGTAAGGCCGGGGATGGGCAATTATTGCCAATGTTTATCTATAATGCTGATAAAGGATTTTATCATAACCCAACAGCAAGTGAAGCTGACGGAGTGCTTGATCCATATTCATCAACTGCTGATACCCAATACAGTTTAAATGGGGGAGCAGTTAGTTTACAAACGAACATTGCGTTACCATTCTTATATGGTCTTAATTTAACTGACGATAATAGTGGGGGTCAAAAAGGTGCCAAATGAAGTAAAGACCAAATTAATAGTGGTTTAAAAGCCCAAAAAGATAAGCTAATTTCCTCAGCAACTGGAGATGCAAAAACAGCATGAGAATCATTCTTTAATAATTATTCAACGACGGCTGATTCCTTCTATACTCAAGTTGCCTTAGTGAATACTGATAATCCAGATGTTACAATTGATGGGTCAAATCCAAAACAAATTGTCCAAAAAACAAGTAATTATGAAAAAACCACAGATAAAAATTATGTTAGCAAAAATGCCGATGATATTATTGTCACAAAAGATTCATTAAATGTATTAACTCCAATTAAACAAGTGGTTGATTGGTTAAATACTCCTGCTAATAATTATAATACCCAAGCGAAAGATGCTTCAAATGATAAAGTATTACAATCAACAAGATATGTTTTAGTTGAAATCCCAAGCCTTACTTTTACTTTTGAGTTTACAAATCAAAATAATATATATACTTTTAAATCAACAGTCCAACATGTAACGGGGGTTATTAACTATTTATCATATCGTGATCCTAATAGTAAAGATGATGCTAAAGCATATGGTCACCAATGATTTTTTGTTGGCTATAACTTCTATGATTTAGCAAATACTAGTGCTTATCAAGATGATGATTATCACCAATACCGTGTTAAAATGCCAATTCCGTTTGCAGATAAAGTTACGTTAGCCCAAGGATTTGTTAATAAAGGTGATCCTGTCAATCCAATTAAACCAGAAGATGCAAGTAAAGTTGGTTCGAATGGGGTCTTTAAAGTCCGCAGTGCTAATTATTCAATTCCTGATCTAATTTGAACAATTGATCCAAATTCAATTAAGTCTAATCATTAG
- the rplB gene encoding 50S ribosomal protein L2: MPIKSYKPVTNGRRNMTTLDYSVLTTDKPEKSLLQPLKKRGGRNNQGVITTRHHGGGHKTKYRLVDFKRNKDNVIGKIASIEYDPNRNAFISLVHYMDGEKRYILAPKNIQVGMEIISGEKVDIKVGNNMKLKNIPEGTLVHNIELRPGKGGQMARSAGSSVQILGKDEDGKYVTLRLTSGEVRKVLAECRATIGEVGNEDYALVNWGKAGRNRWRGIRPTVRGSVMNPNDHPHGGGEGKAPVGRKAPMTPWGKKALGVKTRNQKKASTKLIVRRRPK, encoded by the coding sequence ATGCCAATTAAAAGTTATAAACCAGTCACTAATGGGCGACGTAATATGACAACCCTGGATTATTCAGTTTTAACAACTGACAAACCAGAAAAGTCATTATTACAACCATTAAAAAAACGTGGTGGACGAAATAACCAAGGGGTTATTACTACTAGACACCATGGTGGTGGGCATAAAACAAAATATCGTCTTGTTGACTTTAAACGGAACAAAGATAATGTTATTGGAAAAATTGCCTCAATTGAATATGATCCGAACCGTAATGCTTTTATTTCATTAGTGCATTATATGGATGGAGAAAAACGATACATTTTAGCGCCCAAAAACATTCAAGTGGGAATGGAAATTATCAGTGGTGAAAAAGTGGATATTAAAGTTGGAAACAACATGAAATTAAAAAACATTCCAGAAGGAACATTAGTGCATAATATTGAACTACGTCCGGGAAAAGGGGGCCAAATGGCACGCTCGGCTGGTTCATCAGTGCAAATCTTAGGGAAAGATGAAGATGGTAAGTATGTTACCCTTCGTTTAACATCAGGAGAAGTTCGCAAAGTGTTAGCGGAATGTCGTGCCACAATTGGTGAAGTTGGGAACGAAGACTATGCTTTAGTTAACTGAGGAAAAGCTGGTCGGAACCGTTGACGCGGCATTCGACCAACTGTTCGTGGGTCAGTTATGAACCCTAACGACCACCCACATGGTGGGGGAGAAGGTAAAGCTCCGGTTGGTCGGAAAGCACCAATGACACCATGGGGTAAAAAAGCCTTGGGTGTTAAAACTCGTAATCAGAAAAAAGCTTCTACAAAATTGATTGTCCGAAGACGTCCTAAATAG
- the rpsC gene encoding 30S ribosomal protein S3 translates to MGQKVSPTGLRIGVIKTWDSRWYAEKQDFVNWLHQDIKIRKALMQKLKNASVSKIEIERTKKEIVIFIRTARVGVVLGQEGKNIPELVKLIRKTIHDRKMEIKINVVEIKNPDIDAQLVANTIAEQIVNRASFRTVQKLAIRKVMKAGAKGIKTSVSGRLGGVDMARTEGYSEGIVPLATLRSDIDYALAEALTTYGQIGVKVWICKGEILGNQLVSYTDEKPKWEKKDFNKKPFNKDKEAK, encoded by the coding sequence ATGGGTCAAAAAGTTAGTCCAACTGGGTTACGAATTGGAGTTATCAAAACATGAGATTCACGTTGATACGCTGAGAAACAAGATTTTGTGAATTGATTACACCAAGATATCAAAATTAGAAAAGCACTAATGCAAAAATTAAAAAATGCAAGTGTTTCTAAAATTGAAATCGAAAGAACTAAAAAAGAAATCGTTATCTTTATTAGAACTGCTCGTGTTGGTGTGGTATTAGGACAAGAAGGAAAAAACATTCCCGAATTAGTTAAATTAATTCGCAAAACAATTCATGATCGCAAAATGGAAATTAAAATTAATGTGGTTGAAATTAAAAACCCTGATATTGATGCACAATTAGTTGCCAATACAATTGCTGAACAAATTGTTAACCGGGCATCATTTAGAACTGTCCAAAAATTAGCAATTCGTAAGGTAATGAAAGCGGGAGCCAAAGGAATTAAAACATCAGTTTCAGGTCGTTTAGGGGGAGTTGACATGGCTCGTACCGAAGGATATTCGGAAGGAATCGTGCCGTTAGCAACCCTAAGAAGTGATATTGATTATGCGCTAGCGGAAGCTTTAACAACTTATGGACAAATTGGGGTTAAAGTATGAATTTGTAAAGGTGAAATCTTAGGAAACCAACTAGTTTCATATACTGATGAAAAACCAAAATGAGAAAAAAAAGACTTTAACAAAAAACCTTTTAACAAGGATAAGGAGGCGAAATAG
- the rplV gene encoding 50S ribosomal protein L22, which yields MNVQAHLRMIRISPRKVSLVADLIRNKKVGEAIVILDNTNKKSSVPVKKLVKSAVANAVNNNGLDADKLFIKEIFVNEGPTLKRFRPRAHGRAYEILKRTSHITITVSDGAQ from the coding sequence ATGAATGTACAAGCACACTTAAGAATGATTAGAATTTCACCCCGTAAAGTTAGTTTGGTTGCCGATTTAATTCGTAATAAAAAAGTTGGAGAAGCAATTGTCATTCTAGATAACACAAATAAAAAATCATCGGTGCCAGTTAAAAAACTGGTTAAATCAGCGGTGGCAAATGCTGTTAATAATAACGGCTTAGATGCTGATAAATTATTTATTAAAGAAATCTTCGTTAACGAAGGACCAACATTAAAACGTTTCCGCCCCCGTGCCCACGGAAGAGCATATGAAATTTTAAAGAGAACTAGTCACATCACAATTACCGTTAGTGATGGAGCACAATAA
- the rplI gene encoding 50S ribosomal protein L9 has product MKVILIKDVKGKGKVNDVINVADGYAKNFLIKEHLAIPATEHNLQKLQEVLATNKAVEQAEINELQKLKTQLESLTLNFKLKVHDNKVFGSVSLTQIEDRLAKEYNIKINKKKFTENHNLTSIGLHYLKIKLHHDIIATLKVIVDKKES; this is encoded by the coding sequence ATGAAAGTGATCTTAATAAAAGATGTTAAAGGAAAAGGAAAAGTAAATGATGTTATTAATGTTGCGGATGGTTATGCCAAGAATTTTTTAATTAAAGAACATCTAGCAATTCCAGCCACTGAACATAATTTACAAAAATTACAGGAAGTCTTAGCTACTAATAAAGCTGTTGAACAAGCAGAAATTAATGAGCTTCAAAAATTGAAAACTCAGTTAGAAAGTTTAACTTTAAACTTTAAATTAAAAGTCCACGATAATAAAGTTTTTGGTTCGGTTTCATTAACTCAAATTGAGGACCGCTTAGCCAAAGAATATAATATTAAAATTAATAAAAAGAAATTTACTGAAAATCATAATTTAACAAGTATTGGTTTGCACTATTTAAAAATAAAATTACACCATGATATTATTGCAACCTTAAAAGTGATAGTTGACAAAAAGGAGAGCTAA
- the rplX gene encoding 50S ribosomal protein L24: protein MIKLKFKKGDLVKVISGKHKGVEGPIMKIIRDKNRVVIEGITNTKHVKPSQDNTEGGIQAVPASIHISNIALIDPKNKKETTKISYQINDNGKKTRIARKSKAHLA from the coding sequence ATGATAAAATTAAAATTTAAAAAAGGTGACTTAGTAAAAGTTATTTCTGGAAAACATAAAGGTGTTGAAGGTCCAATTATGAAAATCATTCGTGATAAAAACCGGGTTGTAATTGAAGGAATTACTAATACTAAACATGTAAAGCCATCACAAGACAATACTGAAGGGGGAATCCAAGCGGTTCCTGCTTCAATTCACATCTCAAATATTGCATTAATTGATCCGAAAAATAAAAAAGAAACCACAAAAATTAGTTATCAAATCAATGATAATGGTAAAAAAACAAGAATTGCTCGTAAATCAAAAGCGCATTTGGCGTAA
- the rpsQ gene encoding 30S ribosomal protein S17 has product MMERNCRKILQGRVVSDKSDKTIAVLVETYKNHPLYGKRVKYSKKYLAHDEQNEAHIGDKVSIMETRSLSKVKRFRLIAVIQKAIG; this is encoded by the coding sequence ATAATGGAAAGAAATTGTCGTAAAATTTTACAAGGACGAGTAGTTTCAGATAAATCTGATAAAACAATTGCCGTTCTTGTTGAAACATACAAAAACCACCCCTTATATGGTAAACGAGTTAAATATTCAAAAAAATATTTAGCCCATGATGAACAAAATGAAGCTCACATCGGAGATAAAGTAAGTATTATGGAAACAAGATCACTATCAAAAGTTAAACGCTTTCGTTTAATTGCCGTGATCCAAAAAGCAATTGGTTAA
- the rplC gene encoding 50S ribosomal protein L3 → MKGILGRKIGMTQVFATDGRLVPVTVVEVQPNVVLQVLTKEKQGYDALQLAVEDKRVNLVSKPDQGQFKKANTTPKRFVKEIRNMNGYQTGDIIKADIFTAGEFVDVTGISKGKGFTGSIKRHNYSRGPMGHGSGYHRGVGSMGAIAPNRILKSKKMPGHMGAEQVTIQNLEIIAIDVEKNALLVKGSIPGPKKQVVIVKEAIKGLTPNTPTELLVRTVKPEPKVEVKEEQAPAPAAPVEDNQTVETSTAPVASEPASEEAK, encoded by the coding sequence ATGAAAGGAATCTTAGGACGTAAAATTGGGATGACCCAAGTCTTTGCAACAGACGGACGGTTAGTACCAGTTACAGTAGTTGAAGTTCAACCTAACGTTGTTTTACAAGTTTTAACAAAAGAAAAACAAGGTTATGACGCATTACAACTAGCTGTTGAAGATAAAAGAGTTAACCTTGTTTCAAAACCAGATCAAGGTCAATTCAAAAAGGCAAACACAACACCTAAGCGCTTCGTAAAAGAAATCAGAAATATGAACGGTTATCAGACCGGTGATATTATTAAAGCTGACATCTTTACTGCTGGGGAATTCGTTGATGTGACCGGAATTTCAAAAGGAAAAGGATTTACTGGTTCAATTAAAAGACATAATTATTCACGAGGTCCAATGGGACATGGTTCAGGGTATCATCGTGGCGTTGGATCAATGGGAGCGATTGCCCCTAACCGCATTTTAAAATCAAAAAAAATGCCAGGGCATATGGGAGCTGAACAAGTAACAATCCAAAACTTAGAAATTATTGCAATTGATGTTGAAAAAAATGCTTTATTAGTTAAGGGATCAATTCCTGGTCCAAAAAAACAAGTTGTTATTGTTAAAGAAGCAATTAAGGGATTAACCCCAAATACACCAACCGAACTCTTAGTGAGAACTGTTAAACCAGAACCAAAAGTTGAAGTAAAAGAAGAACAAGCACCTGCGCCAGCAGCTCCAGTTGAAGATAACCAAACTGTTGAAACATCAACAGCACCCGTTGCTTCTGAGCCAGCTAGTGAAGAAGCTAAATAG
- the rplW gene encoding 50S ribosomal protein L23, whose product MHITNVIKKPILTEKSYNNMAQGVYTFEVARGANKVQIKKAFEKIFEVKVAKVNVINYDPKEKRMGKFVGETTHTKRAIIKLKPGETLDLLGEDK is encoded by the coding sequence ATGCATATTACTAATGTTATTAAGAAACCAATTTTAACTGAAAAATCATATAACAATATGGCACAAGGGGTATACACATTCGAAGTTGCACGTGGTGCTAATAAAGTACAAATCAAAAAAGCTTTTGAAAAAATCTTTGAAGTAAAGGTAGCAAAAGTGAATGTAATTAACTATGATCCAAAAGAAAAAAGAATGGGAAAATTTGTTGGTGAAACAACTCATACCAAAAGAGCCATCATCAAATTAAAACCAGGTGAAACATTGGATTTATTAGGAGAAGATAAATAG